A stretch of Episyrphus balteatus chromosome 2, idEpiBalt1.1, whole genome shotgun sequence DNA encodes these proteins:
- the LOC129910359 gene encoding sodium/potassium/calcium exchanger 3 isoform X1, whose amino-acid sequence MKSKSSLWLLLLLFSATTQFANSTIDKNANPENVLRDVITYIEGHFTLQVVPRENGTANDCIDDDGSPLDEFPEFFTEDQLRQGWIAIHIFAAIYFFVLLAMVCNDYFLPTVECICDDLHLSKDVAAATFMATATSMPEFFTNTISTLITESDMGLGTIIGSLMFNTLGVAGLAALAINKPIQLDWWPIARDCFIYLFNTAVLLCIAWGGKITFLDTCIMMVFLILYFILTFNNNTFMKYIRGFVEDKLNCCFSTRYDLTLAPEHSAKAKLPLKKEDINGNGIFVVNTIGNSSVASNINLTHSKSWNEDEVTIEMPDKLFELPRGKSITMKVWWAYSWPIRALLSCIIPNPITRKKWYPLTFIMCIIIIGCNAYLIVWMLTALGVTLGVPDIIMGLTFLAAGSTTPEAVSSLISVRKGESGIGVSNSLGANSLAILLSLGVPWFIKNCINYHKTDGSNAIYLTSQGIEYTIFILMASTFSLFIILSFSGYRLTKKAGIALFTVYTIFIALQILIEMNVFFPKQC is encoded by the exons caaATCCTGAAAATGTTCTTAGAGATGTCATAACATACATTGAAGGTCATTTCACCTTACAAGTTGTACCAAGAGAAAATGGAACTGCAAACGACTGCATTGATGACGATGGATCGCCATTGGATGAATTTCCTGAATTTTTCACAG aggaCCAACTACGCCAGGGATGGATTGCAATACACATCTTTGCTGCTATCTATTTCTTTGTGCTACTAGCCATGGTTTGCAATGACTATTTCCTACCCACCGTAGAATGCATTTGCGATGATTTGCATTTATCAAAGGATGTCGCAGCAGCAACCTTTATGGCTACAGCAACATCAATGCCCGAGTTTTTTACAAATACTATAAGTACCTTGATCACTGAATCTGATATGGGTCTGGGAACAATTATTGGTTCGCTAATGTTCAACACTCTGGGTGTTGCGGGTTTAGCAGCACTTGCGATAAATAAG CCAATACAATTAGATTGGTGGCCAATTGCAAGAGATTGTTTCATCTACTTGTTCAATACAGCAGTTCTTCTTTGCATTGCGTGGGGTGGAAAAATAACATTCTTGGACACTTGCATCATGATGGTGTTccttattctttattttattctgaCTTTCAATAATAACACATTTATGAAATATATAAGAGGATTTGTTGAGGATAAACTAAATTGCTGCTTCTCAACACGTTATG atctaACTCTTGCTCCTGAACATAGTGCGAAAGCAAAACttccattaaaaaaagaagacatcAATGGCAATGGAATTTTTGTTGTTAACACAATTGGAAATTCATCGGTTGCTTCAAATATCAACTTGACACATTCTAAGAGCT ggAACGAAGATGAGGTAACTATTGAAATGCCtgataaattatttgaattacCACGTGGCAAGTCGATTACAATGAAAGTTTGGTGGGCCTATTCTTGGCCAATCAGGGCACTTTTGTCATGCATTATTCCGAATCCAATTACACGGAAGAAGTGGTACCCTTTGACATTTATAATGTGCATAATTATTATTGGCTGCAATGCGTACTTGATAGTTTGGATGTTAACAGCATTGG GTGTTACTCTGGGAGTTCCAGACATTATTATGGGTCTAACATTCCTTGCAGCTGGTTCAACTACTCCTGAAGCAGTATCCAGTTTGATTTCTGTGCGAAAAG GTGAAAGTGGTATTGGTGTATCAAATTCATTGGGCGCCAATTCATTAGCGATTCTATTATCACTCGGTGTGCCATGGTTCATCAAAAACTGTATTAATTATCACAAAACTGATGGCAGTAATGCTATTTATCTTACATCTCAAGGCATTGAATACACAATATTTATTCTAATGGCATCGACATTTAGTCTTTTCATAATATTGAGCTTTAGTGGATATCGACTTACAAAAAAGGCTGGAATTGCCTTATTCACAGTGTATACTATTTTCATAGCATTGCAAATATTAATCGAAATGAATGTTTTCTTCCCGAAACAATGTTAA
- the LOC129910359 gene encoding sodium/potassium/calcium exchanger 3 isoform X2, which yields MANPENVLRDVITYIEGHFTLQVVPRENGTANDCIDDDGSPLDEFPEFFTEDQLRQGWIAIHIFAAIYFFVLLAMVCNDYFLPTVECICDDLHLSKDVAAATFMATATSMPEFFTNTISTLITESDMGLGTIIGSLMFNTLGVAGLAALAINKPIQLDWWPIARDCFIYLFNTAVLLCIAWGGKITFLDTCIMMVFLILYFILTFNNNTFMKYIRGFVEDKLNCCFSTRYDLTLAPEHSAKAKLPLKKEDINGNGIFVVNTIGNSSVASNINLTHSKSWNEDEVTIEMPDKLFELPRGKSITMKVWWAYSWPIRALLSCIIPNPITRKKWYPLTFIMCIIIIGCNAYLIVWMLTALGVTLGVPDIIMGLTFLAAGSTTPEAVSSLISVRKGESGIGVSNSLGANSLAILLSLGVPWFIKNCINYHKTDGSNAIYLTSQGIEYTIFILMASTFSLFIILSFSGYRLTKKAGIALFTVYTIFIALQILIEMNVFFPKQC from the exons ATGG caaATCCTGAAAATGTTCTTAGAGATGTCATAACATACATTGAAGGTCATTTCACCTTACAAGTTGTACCAAGAGAAAATGGAACTGCAAACGACTGCATTGATGACGATGGATCGCCATTGGATGAATTTCCTGAATTTTTCACAG aggaCCAACTACGCCAGGGATGGATTGCAATACACATCTTTGCTGCTATCTATTTCTTTGTGCTACTAGCCATGGTTTGCAATGACTATTTCCTACCCACCGTAGAATGCATTTGCGATGATTTGCATTTATCAAAGGATGTCGCAGCAGCAACCTTTATGGCTACAGCAACATCAATGCCCGAGTTTTTTACAAATACTATAAGTACCTTGATCACTGAATCTGATATGGGTCTGGGAACAATTATTGGTTCGCTAATGTTCAACACTCTGGGTGTTGCGGGTTTAGCAGCACTTGCGATAAATAAG CCAATACAATTAGATTGGTGGCCAATTGCAAGAGATTGTTTCATCTACTTGTTCAATACAGCAGTTCTTCTTTGCATTGCGTGGGGTGGAAAAATAACATTCTTGGACACTTGCATCATGATGGTGTTccttattctttattttattctgaCTTTCAATAATAACACATTTATGAAATATATAAGAGGATTTGTTGAGGATAAACTAAATTGCTGCTTCTCAACACGTTATG atctaACTCTTGCTCCTGAACATAGTGCGAAAGCAAAACttccattaaaaaaagaagacatcAATGGCAATGGAATTTTTGTTGTTAACACAATTGGAAATTCATCGGTTGCTTCAAATATCAACTTGACACATTCTAAGAGCT ggAACGAAGATGAGGTAACTATTGAAATGCCtgataaattatttgaattacCACGTGGCAAGTCGATTACAATGAAAGTTTGGTGGGCCTATTCTTGGCCAATCAGGGCACTTTTGTCATGCATTATTCCGAATCCAATTACACGGAAGAAGTGGTACCCTTTGACATTTATAATGTGCATAATTATTATTGGCTGCAATGCGTACTTGATAGTTTGGATGTTAACAGCATTGG GTGTTACTCTGGGAGTTCCAGACATTATTATGGGTCTAACATTCCTTGCAGCTGGTTCAACTACTCCTGAAGCAGTATCCAGTTTGATTTCTGTGCGAAAAG GTGAAAGTGGTATTGGTGTATCAAATTCATTGGGCGCCAATTCATTAGCGATTCTATTATCACTCGGTGTGCCATGGTTCATCAAAAACTGTATTAATTATCACAAAACTGATGGCAGTAATGCTATTTATCTTACATCTCAAGGCATTGAATACACAATATTTATTCTAATGGCATCGACATTTAGTCTTTTCATAATATTGAGCTTTAGTGGATATCGACTTACAAAAAAGGCTGGAATTGCCTTATTCACAGTGTATACTATTTTCATAGCATTGCAAATATTAATCGAAATGAATGTTTTCTTCCCGAAACAATGTTAA